A portion of the Verrucomicrobiota bacterium genome contains these proteins:
- a CDS encoding right-handed parallel beta-helix repeat-containing protein has protein sequence MKKMMSFKLAMTTTFLVGILPSALAAKTGDPIPGYTFRDGIYQPNEPYREGQPRVTGLQQPYPKMKSVEENPITPAKVQLGKLLYFDPILSGDNTTSCAHCHHPDFGFSDGRHTSMGLHGQGLGPERSGGDVLARGAPVIWNAAYSPRQFWDGRGKDLEQQAEGPIQDAHEMNQNAGELVQELLRVPEYVRLFQETFGGKPEDAVTFRNVTKALASFERTILSFNSKFDRYAAGDSYALNDSEKRGLQLFRSLKTRCFECHALPNFSDGSFRVIGVPDQEGQPHDLGRAKVPGQGPEGAFKVPTLRNVALSAPYMHNGHFATLEDVIKFYSKGGGHQFPNQTLAIDDKIGTFEITPEETADLVAFLQALTDTSLLPDAPTKVPSGLPVLAVKSKPTPAPKMVVENRSRREEAQIEKPEVRSQRSDLNQRLLTSSPTITVKPGQSIQAAVDRAKSGDRIEVFPGVYNQSVMVDKAGISLIGVHVNGERPVLDGENKLGDAVQGSGDHFLIQGFHIRNYTGNGVVNNKASHVTYRDLIVENPGLYAVYPVECSGVLVEGCVVSGAKDAGIYVGQSRDIIVRNNEVFHNVAGIEIENSVRALVANNSAHHNTAGILVFLLPNNPSKVGSHTRVVNNRSWENNHDNFGKPGTTVSFLPPGLGMFIMAADHTEVTQNEIFGNNSQGIQMISYLTSQVAPKDKIQLDIEPNSDNNFIHDNLYRDNGRLPAKTYVDQKIPGGDVAWDGTGVGNGWQEAPGVKTYPTELPKQSGLERVDFSKLEE, from the coding sequence ATGAAGAAGATGATGTCGTTCAAGCTGGCGATGACCACAACTTTCCTGGTTGGAATTCTGCCGTCAGCCCTTGCAGCTAAAACGGGTGATCCAATTCCCGGTTACACGTTTCGCGACGGCATTTACCAGCCCAATGAACCTTATCGGGAAGGCCAGCCGCGCGTCACCGGTTTGCAGCAGCCTTACCCGAAAATGAAATCGGTTGAGGAGAACCCTATCACCCCGGCGAAAGTCCAACTCGGCAAACTGCTTTACTTCGATCCCATCCTGAGCGGCGACAACACGACTTCCTGCGCGCATTGCCACCATCCCGATTTCGGTTTCTCCGATGGCCGCCACACCAGCATGGGCCTGCATGGTCAAGGGCTTGGCCCGGAGCGCAGCGGCGGCGACGTCTTGGCGCGCGGTGCGCCCGTGATCTGGAACGCCGCTTACAGCCCCCGGCAATTCTGGGATGGCCGTGGCAAAGATTTGGAGCAACAGGCCGAAGGCCCGATCCAGGACGCGCACGAGATGAACCAAAACGCCGGCGAACTGGTCCAGGAACTCCTGCGCGTCCCGGAATACGTTCGTTTGTTCCAGGAAACGTTTGGTGGCAAACCCGAGGACGCCGTCACGTTCCGTAACGTCACCAAAGCCCTCGCGTCGTTCGAGCGAACAATCCTCTCCTTCAATTCCAAATTCGACCGTTACGCCGCCGGCGACTCTTACGCGCTGAACGATTCCGAAAAACGCGGGCTGCAACTTTTTCGATCGCTGAAAACCCGCTGCTTCGAGTGCCATGCACTTCCGAATTTCTCGGACGGCAGTTTCCGCGTCATCGGCGTGCCTGATCAGGAAGGTCAGCCACACGATCTTGGACGCGCGAAGGTTCCGGGTCAGGGGCCGGAAGGCGCGTTCAAAGTTCCCACTTTGCGCAACGTCGCGCTGTCCGCGCCGTACATGCACAACGGGCATTTCGCCACCTTGGAGGACGTTATCAAATTCTACTCGAAGGGCGGCGGGCATCAGTTCCCAAATCAAACCCTGGCCATCGACGACAAGATTGGCACGTTTGAAATCACGCCGGAAGAAACCGCCGACCTCGTCGCGTTCCTCCAAGCTCTCACCGATACGTCTCTTCTCCCCGATGCACCGACCAAAGTGCCGTCGGGCCTGCCGGTGCTGGCCGTGAAATCCAAACCGACGCCTGCGCCCAAGATGGTGGTTGAGAATCGTAGCCGACGTGAGGAGGCTCAAATCGAGAAGCCAGAAGTCAGAAGTCAGAGGTCAGACTTAAATCAGAGACTCCTCACGTCGTCTCCTACAATCACCGTCAAGCCCGGCCAGTCCATTCAAGCCGCCGTCGATCGCGCAAAAAGCGGCGACCGCATCGAAGTTTTTCCCGGCGTCTATAACCAGTCCGTGATGGTTGACAAGGCCGGCATCAGTTTAATCGGCGTTCATGTGAACGGGGAGCGCCCCGTCCTCGACGGCGAAAATAAACTCGGCGATGCGGTGCAAGGTTCCGGTGACCATTTCCTCATTCAAGGCTTTCACATCCGCAACTACACCGGCAACGGCGTCGTCAATAACAAGGCCAGCCACGTTACTTACCGCGACCTTATCGTGGAGAATCCGGGCCTATACGCAGTTTATCCGGTCGAATGCTCCGGCGTGCTGGTGGAAGGCTGCGTCGTCAGTGGCGCGAAGGACGCCGGGATTTACGTCGGCCAAAGCCGCGACATCATTGTCCGCAACAACGAGGTCTTTCACAACGTCGCGGGCATCGAGATCGAGAATTCCGTCCGCGCGCTCGTCGCCAACAACAGCGCGCACCACAACACCGCCGGCATTCTCGTGTTCCTGCTGCCCAACAACCCTTCAAAAGTTGGTTCGCATACGCGCGTCGTAAACAACCGAAGCTGGGAGAACAACCACGACAACTTTGGCAAACCCGGCACGACAGTTTCATTTCTACCACCCGGGCTGGGAATGTTCATCATGGCCGCCGATCACACCGAAGTCACGCAGAACGAGATTTTCGGCAACAACTCGCAAGGCATCCAGATGATCAGTTATCTCACTTCGCAAGTTGCACCGAAGGACAAAATCCAACTCGACATCGAACCCAATTCCGACAACAACTTCATCCACGACAATCTTTACCGCGACAACGGCCGTCTTCCCGCCAAAACCTACGTGGACCAGAAAATTCCCGGTGGCGACGTCGCGTGGGACGGCACTGGCGTGGGCAACGGCTGGCAGGAAGCGCCCGGGGTCAAGACTTATCCGACAGAGTTGCCCAAGCAATCCGGCCTTGAGCGCGTGGACTTTTCCAAGCTTGAGGAGTAG
- a CDS encoding cob(I)yrinic acid a,c-diamide adenosyltransferase, giving the protein MGIVTKTGDKGTTGLMYNRRVSKCHPRVEAYGCVDELNTALGLARATAEHDLLRENLITIQKDLIILMGELATAVDDLPRYVSDGFSLVTAELTAKLDKLVQEIEVQNITYKGWATPGGSVHSAALDLARTACRRAERRVCELHDTDQLQNAQIIVYLNRLADLLWLLARWVEVNPAGAS; this is encoded by the coding sequence GTGGGCATCGTCACCAAGACTGGAGACAAAGGCACGACCGGACTGATGTATAACCGGCGCGTCTCCAAATGTCATCCCCGCGTCGAAGCGTATGGTTGCGTGGATGAATTGAACACCGCCCTCGGCCTCGCGCGCGCCACTGCGGAGCACGATTTGTTGCGCGAGAACCTTATCACCATTCAAAAGGACCTGATCATTCTCATGGGCGAACTCGCGACAGCGGTGGACGACCTGCCGCGGTATGTGAGTGACGGTTTTTCGCTCGTCACCGCGGAGTTGACGGCCAAGTTGGACAAGCTGGTCCAGGAAATCGAAGTCCAAAATATCACTTACAAAGGCTGGGCGACACCTGGTGGGAGCGTCCACTCCGCGGCGCTCGACCTCGCGCGCACCGCCTGTCGCCGCGCGGAACGCCGCGTCTGCGAGTTGCACGACACCGACCAGCTCCAGAACGCGCAGATCATCGTTTACTTGAACCGGCTGGCGGATTTGCTCTGGCTGTTGGCGCGCTGGGTGGAGGTCAATCCAGCCGGCGCAAGCTGA
- a CDS encoding N-acetylmuramoyl-L-alanine amidase: MKAVVTSLCCLLLLLTGATACAQRPPGRLEHVHISGKEYVRLSDWARRNDFEIRWVKRDEIVQLTKGASRLGLTAESKLAQINGVNVYLSFPIVARNGGMYLAQQDLQNTLQPVLFSPRNSAGAKIRTICLDPGHGGKDAGTRNGSQQEKKYTLLLAQEVRDQLNRAGLKATLTRTTDTLIDLPVRPDLARRRGADLFVSLHFNGANGSRNEIKGIEVYCLTPAGASSTNARGEGGGAGPAPGNRNNDKNMLLAYRLHKSLVRSLPTEDRGVRRARFAVLREAEMPAVLIEGGYLSHPSESKKIYDPTYRRQMARAIVDGLMAYKQQVETGG; the protein is encoded by the coding sequence ATGAAAGCCGTGGTCACATCATTGTGCTGCTTGCTGCTCCTTCTGACGGGAGCAACGGCGTGTGCCCAACGTCCGCCGGGCAGACTGGAGCACGTGCACATCTCCGGCAAGGAATATGTCCGGTTGAGCGATTGGGCGCGGCGAAACGACTTCGAGATCCGCTGGGTCAAACGGGATGAGATTGTGCAGTTGACCAAGGGAGCGTCCCGCTTGGGTCTTACCGCGGAATCCAAACTGGCGCAGATCAACGGCGTCAACGTCTATCTGTCGTTTCCCATCGTGGCGCGGAATGGCGGGATGTACCTTGCCCAACAAGATTTGCAAAACACGCTGCAGCCCGTGCTGTTTTCGCCGCGGAACAGTGCCGGCGCAAAAATTCGCACGATTTGTCTCGATCCCGGCCACGGCGGCAAGGACGCCGGAACGCGCAACGGTTCGCAGCAGGAAAAAAAATATACCCTCCTCTTGGCGCAGGAGGTGCGCGATCAACTGAATCGCGCCGGCCTCAAAGCCACGCTCACGCGCACCACGGACACGTTGATTGACCTGCCGGTGCGACCCGACCTGGCCCGACGCCGCGGCGCTGATTTATTTGTCAGCCTTCATTTCAACGGCGCCAACGGTTCCAGAAATGAAATCAAGGGGATCGAAGTTTATTGTCTAACCCCGGCTGGCGCCAGTTCCACCAACGCGCGTGGTGAAGGCGGCGGCGCCGGCCCCGCTCCGGGCAACCGAAATAACGACAAGAACATGCTCCTTGCGTATCGGCTGCACAAATCGCTGGTGAGAAGTCTGCCGACGGAAGACCGCGGCGTGCGCCGCGCGCGTTTCGCCGTATTGCGCGAGGCGGAAATGCCGGCCGTGCTCATCGAAGGCGGTTACCTGTCGCATCCCTCCGAGTCGAAAAAGATTTACGATCCCACTTATCGCCGGCAAATGGCGCGCGCCATCGTTGATGGATTGATGGCTTACAAACAGCAGGTGGAAACCGGCGGGTGA
- a CDS encoding citrate synthase (catalyzes the formation of citrate from acetyl-CoA and oxaloacetate): MTSPANASTAAKGLEGVIAANTRLSDVKGDVGELIYCGYNINELAGKVSFEEVVHLLHHGHLPNRKELGELKAALAAERDLPKGIVDLIKSLPRTTPPMHAIRTAISALGCFDPECDDDSHDSQRHKARKLIAQIPIVTAYFHRARQGKPLLPPDHSLGEAANFLYLIDGEKPSTEKQSTIDMCYVLHADHGMNASTFAARVTIATLSDMYSAITSAIGTLKGPLHGGANEGVIKMLQEIGSLDKVDAYIADALAQKKKIMGIGHRVYKTLDPRAPHLKRMAQILSAELGEAKWIKMSERIAEIMLKEKHLQANVDFYSATVYYSLGIPTDLFTPIFAIARTAGWTAHVLEQLADNRLIRPQSVYTGPVGLKVVPIDQR, encoded by the coding sequence ATGACTAGTCCCGCCAACGCCAGTACCGCCGCCAAAGGTCTCGAAGGAGTCATCGCCGCCAACACTCGCCTCAGCGATGTCAAAGGCGACGTCGGTGAATTGATCTATTGCGGTTACAACATCAACGAACTCGCCGGCAAGGTGAGCTTCGAGGAAGTGGTTCACCTCCTTCACCACGGCCATCTGCCCAACCGAAAGGAGCTGGGTGAACTCAAGGCCGCACTCGCCGCCGAACGCGACCTGCCCAAGGGCATTGTTGACCTCATCAAGTCCCTGCCCAGGACGACGCCGCCGATGCACGCCATCCGCACCGCCATCTCTGCGCTGGGCTGTTTCGATCCGGAGTGCGACGATGATTCGCACGATTCCCAGAGGCACAAGGCGCGCAAGTTGATTGCGCAGATTCCCATCGTCACCGCCTACTTTCACCGGGCGCGCCAGGGCAAACCACTGTTGCCACCGGATCATTCCCTGGGCGAGGCCGCCAATTTTCTTTACCTCATCGACGGCGAAAAACCGTCCACTGAAAAACAGAGCACCATCGACATGTGCTACGTGCTGCATGCCGACCACGGCATGAATGCTTCCACATTCGCCGCGCGCGTCACCATTGCGACGTTGAGCGACATGTATTCGGCCATCACTAGCGCAATCGGCACTCTGAAAGGTCCGTTGCACGGCGGCGCCAACGAAGGCGTCATCAAAATGCTTCAGGAAATCGGCTCGCTCGACAAGGTGGATGCCTACATCGCTGACGCCCTGGCGCAGAAGAAAAAAATCATGGGCATCGGCCATCGCGTTTATAAGACGCTGGATCCGCGCGCCCCGCACCTCAAACGCATGGCGCAAATCCTGAGCGCCGAACTCGGCGAAGCCAAGTGGATCAAGATGAGCGAACGCATCGCCGAAATTATGCTCAAGGAAAAACATCTTCAGGCCAACGTCGATTTCTATTCTGCTACCGTTTATTATTCGCTCGGCATCCCGACTGATTTGTTCACGCCGATTTTTGCGATCGCCCGCACCGCCGGCTGGACGGCGCACGTGCTCGAACAACTCGCGGACAACCGCTTGATTCGGCCGCAGAGCGTCTATACCGGCCCGGTCGGATTGAAGGTTGTGCCAATTGACCAACGATAG
- the sucC gene encoding ADP-forming succinate--CoA ligase subunit beta — protein MNIHEYQAKQLLAQYGVAVPAGDVCDQPAQARAIAEKLFVAGEKLVVVKSQIHAGGRGKGTFKSGFQGGVKLCKTADDVFEKAKAMLGQVLVTKQTGADGRLVSKLLIAAAPNIKKELYLAVLLDRAVSRPLMMVSTEGGVDIEEVAAKTPEKIVKETIDPAVGMMPYQARKLAAALGLKGDLINPAVKLLLGVYKTWWECDASMVEINPLCIIAGDDGKETLMAVDAKIGLDDNALYRHKNIQDMRDLAEEAPLETEASKFNLNYIKLDGSIACLVNGAGLAMATMDIIQHYGGSPANFLDVGGGASKEQVTAAFKIILQDPNVKGILVNIFGGIMDCNVIATGIVAAVKETGLKLPLVVRLEGNNVVAGKQTLADSGLTLITGDSMADAAQKVVKAIEK, from the coding sequence ATGAACATTCACGAATATCAGGCCAAGCAATTGCTGGCCCAATACGGCGTCGCGGTGCCCGCCGGCGATGTCTGCGATCAACCCGCACAGGCCAGAGCGATTGCCGAAAAACTTTTCGTGGCTGGGGAGAAGCTCGTTGTCGTCAAATCCCAAATCCATGCCGGCGGACGCGGAAAGGGCACGTTCAAAAGCGGTTTTCAAGGCGGCGTCAAACTTTGCAAAACGGCGGACGATGTTTTCGAAAAAGCCAAAGCGATGCTCGGCCAGGTGCTCGTCACAAAACAAACCGGCGCGGATGGCCGGCTCGTGAGCAAGCTGCTCATCGCCGCCGCACCCAACATCAAAAAGGAACTTTATCTCGCGGTGCTGCTTGATCGCGCGGTGTCGCGTCCACTCATGATGGTCAGCACGGAGGGCGGCGTGGACATCGAGGAAGTCGCCGCCAAAACGCCGGAGAAAATCGTCAAGGAAACCATTGACCCGGCTGTCGGCATGATGCCCTACCAGGCGCGCAAACTCGCCGCGGCGCTCGGCCTGAAAGGTGATTTGATCAACCCCGCCGTCAAACTGTTGCTGGGCGTTTACAAAACCTGGTGGGAATGTGACGCGAGCATGGTCGAGATCAACCCGCTCTGTATCATTGCGGGTGACGACGGCAAGGAAACGCTCATGGCCGTCGATGCGAAGATTGGTTTGGACGACAACGCGCTCTATCGCCACAAAAACATCCAGGACATGCGCGACCTCGCCGAGGAAGCGCCGCTCGAAACCGAGGCGAGCAAGTTCAACCTCAATTACATCAAACTCGACGGCAGCATCGCCTGCCTCGTCAACGGCGCGGGCCTGGCGATGGCGACGATGGACATCATCCAGCATTACGGCGGCAGCCCGGCAAACTTTCTCGACGTGGGTGGCGGCGCGAGCAAGGAACAGGTCACGGCGGCGTTCAAGATCATCCTGCAAGACCCGAACGTGAAGGGAATCCTCGTGAACATTTTCGGCGGCATCATGGACTGCAACGTCATCGCCACGGGCATTGTCGCGGCGGTGAAGGAAACTGGATTGAAACTTCCGCTGGTGGTCCGCCTCGAAGGAAATAACGTTGTCGCCGGCAAACAAACCCTGGCCGACTCCGGCCTCACGCTCATTACTGGAGATTCGATGGCGGACGCGGCGCAGAAGGTTGTGAAGGCGATTGAGAAATGA
- a CDS encoding retroviral-like aspartic protease family protein — protein MKNRMGTFYTSCRVGNHFDRNKTIEVPKVLVDTGAEFSWISADTLKKAGVNRENKSYRFVTATGQEITRPIGFAVIHVGDAVTTDEVVFGEPGDLEILGARTLEGMNLRVDPRAKKLVAGGPILAA, from the coding sequence ATGAAGAATCGTATGGGAACATTTTATACAAGCTGCCGGGTCGGGAATCATTTCGACCGGAATAAAACGATCGAAGTCCCAAAGGTGCTCGTGGACACCGGAGCGGAATTCAGTTGGATCAGCGCCGACACGCTCAAGAAGGCGGGAGTGAACCGGGAAAACAAGAGCTATCGTTTCGTCACCGCCACCGGACAGGAAATCACGCGGCCAATTGGATTTGCGGTGATTCACGTTGGCGATGCCGTAACAACCGACGAAGTTGTTTTTGGCGAACCTGGCGATTTGGAAATTCTTGGAGCGCGCACGCTGGAAGGCATGAATCTGCGCGTTGACCCTCGCGCCAAGAAACTTGTCGCTGGCGGGCCGATTCTGGCCGCATGA
- a CDS encoding VOC family protein — protein MLKVIELAFCCYAVTDMKRARAFYEDVLNLKPTTVTDSEHGQWTEYEFGPYALAIGSAPAFKPSPDGCTAALEVEDFDAAIAHLKQHNVKLRIEPMATPVCHMAMIFDPDGNTICIHKRNPGR, from the coding sequence ATGCTCAAAGTCATCGAACTCGCCTTTTGTTGTTACGCCGTCACGGACATGAAACGCGCCCGTGCGTTTTACGAGGACGTCCTGAACTTGAAACCCACCACCGTCACGGACAGTGAACACGGCCAGTGGACCGAATACGAATTCGGCCCGTATGCGCTGGCCATCGGCTCAGCCCCGGCGTTCAAGCCCAGCCCTGACGGCTGCACGGCGGCCCTCGAGGTCGAGGATTTTGACGCCGCCATCGCGCATTTGAAACAACACAACGTGAAGCTCCGCATCGAACCGATGGCCACTCCCGTCTGCCACATGGCCATGATCTTTGATCCGGACGGCAACACGATTTGCATTCACAAGCGGAATCCCGGACGTTGA
- the sucD gene encoding succinate--CoA ligase subunit alpha, translated as MAILVNPNTKVLIQGITGSFGARHAQLSMDYGTQVVAGVTPGKGGQTFEHGGQRVHIFDTIAEASTKTGATASAVFVPPPFAADAILEGVDAGLELVVAITEGIPVNDMVKVKRAMEGKRTRLIGPNCPGIVTPGGGKDSHGGCRIGISPGYIHKKGNIGVVSRSGTLTYEAVWQLTSRGIGQSTCVGIGGDPVNGTSHLDVIKLFNDDPGTHGIIMIGEIGGSAEEEAAEWIKKNCKKPVAGFIAGATAPPGRRMGHAGAIISGGKGTAQAKIAAFKDAGIGVAATPSEMADTLLKMM; from the coding sequence ATGGCCATTCTCGTCAATCCCAACACCAAAGTTCTCATTCAAGGCATCACCGGCAGCTTCGGTGCGCGTCATGCCCAGCTTTCGATGGATTACGGCACGCAAGTCGTCGCGGGCGTCACGCCCGGCAAGGGCGGGCAAACTTTCGAGCACGGCGGCCAGCGCGTTCACATTTTCGACACCATCGCTGAGGCCTCAACCAAGACCGGCGCGACGGCAAGCGCGGTATTCGTTCCCCCACCCTTCGCCGCTGATGCCATTCTTGAAGGCGTGGACGCGGGACTCGAGCTCGTTGTCGCCATCACTGAGGGAATCCCCGTCAATGACATGGTGAAGGTAAAGCGTGCGATGGAAGGCAAACGCACGCGGCTCATCGGTCCGAATTGCCCGGGTATCGTCACACCGGGTGGAGGGAAGGATTCGCATGGCGGCTGCCGAATCGGCATCTCACCCGGCTACATCCACAAGAAAGGAAACATCGGCGTCGTGTCGCGTAGCGGCACGTTGACCTACGAAGCGGTGTGGCAACTCACGTCGCGCGGGATTGGGCAAAGCACCTGTGTTGGCATCGGCGGCGATCCGGTCAACGGCACCTCGCACCTCGACGTGATCAAACTGTTCAACGACGACCCGGGGACGCACGGCATCATCATGATCGGTGAAATCGGCGGGAGCGCGGAGGAAGAAGCGGCGGAGTGGATCAAGAAGAATTGCAAGAAGCCCGTGGCGGGATTTATCGCGGGCGCCACGGCGCCGCCCGGTCGCCGGATGGGGCACGCGGGCGCGATCATCAGCGGCGGCAAAGGAACGGCTCAGGCAAAAATTGCGGCTTTCAAAGACGCGGGCATCGGTGTGGCCGCGACGCCGAGCGAAATGGCGGACACGTTGTTGAAGATGATGTGA
- a CDS encoding YggT family protein: MGLIDFILNLAGLLLWFNWRSRRFDPIAKSAPLTLVGMLKKTSSARLPQWKYPLALLSLLAVRALFYWQIGAAVNWTPSLQLGAIALAFRSDFPGHMFLFSLLSFVVALAVFFLWLILLAVVNRGIPRDPLQKLARLHLGFLDRCPWQLKLLLPLLTGALFWIVCSRGFAWLGLIPASPTLVELLEQAALIGLATYLVWKYLLVGLLLLHLLNSYVYLGEHPFWNFVNATANNLLAPLRRLPLRWGKVDFSPVVGAALVFFVAHLAEYGLDLFGGLRIPGLPQLYQRLPF, translated from the coding sequence ATGGGGCTAATCGATTTCATCCTGAACCTCGCCGGGCTGCTGCTCTGGTTCAACTGGCGTTCCCGGCGCTTCGATCCGATTGCCAAGTCAGCGCCCCTCACCCTGGTGGGCATGTTGAAGAAAACGAGTTCTGCGCGCCTGCCACAGTGGAAATATCCGCTGGCTTTATTGTCGCTGCTGGCTGTTCGCGCGCTTTTCTATTGGCAGATTGGTGCGGCGGTCAATTGGACGCCCAGTCTGCAACTCGGCGCCATCGCGCTGGCCTTCCGCAGTGATTTTCCGGGACACATGTTCTTGTTTTCTTTGCTCAGTTTCGTCGTCGCGCTGGCCGTTTTTTTTCTCTGGTTGATTTTGCTCGCCGTGGTGAATCGCGGGATTCCCCGTGATCCGCTCCAAAAACTGGCGCGCCTTCATCTCGGTTTCCTGGATCGCTGCCCGTGGCAATTGAAATTACTGTTGCCCCTGCTGACCGGCGCGCTGTTTTGGATTGTGTGCAGCCGCGGATTCGCGTGGTTGGGCTTGATTCCGGCATCGCCGACACTGGTCGAACTCCTGGAACAAGCGGCACTCATCGGGCTGGCCACCTACCTTGTCTGGAAATATTTGCTTGTCGGTTTGCTGCTGCTGCATCTGCTCAACAGCTACGTGTATCTGGGCGAACATCCCTTCTGGAATTTCGTGAATGCAACAGCAAACAATCTGCTCGCGCCGCTTCGCCGGCTTCCTTTGCGCTGGGGCAAGGTGGATTTTTCTCCGGTGGTTGGAGCAGCGCTGGTGTTTTTTGTGGCGCACCTGGCCGAATATGGGTTGGACTTGTTTGGGGGGTTGCGGATTCCCGGGCTGCCGCAACTTTACCAGCGCCTCCCGTTCTGA
- a CDS encoding response regulator, giving the protein MKKILVIDDEAELREMMVAALHQRGFEVVEATNGITGVELARTETPDLILCDVNMDQMNGYATLSSLRNEPATNSIPFILMTGMADNSGMRHGMELGADDYLPKPFSITELYAAVEARLKKAQALREEAEKKLTDLRDNISLMLPHELRTPLNGILAYGEILSADAGMLPPGEIAEMGKTIHESGKRLERLIENFLIYTQVEVMATDSQRAVTLRMKRTVNAANVIKRCAEKQAEITGRPTDLALELTDGSVAISEEYLTKIIDELLINAFKFSKAGTRIRVTLGFSPGLATLTISDRGRGFSTEQITKVGAYMQFERKLHEQQGLGLGLAIAKRLTELHGGTLSIQSAQGAGTAVTVKLPTAHAS; this is encoded by the coding sequence ATGAAAAAAATTCTGGTCATCGATGACGAAGCAGAGTTGCGGGAGATGATGGTGGCGGCCTTGCATCAACGGGGGTTCGAGGTCGTGGAGGCCACGAACGGCATCACCGGTGTTGAATTGGCGCGGACGGAAACGCCGGACCTGATTCTCTGCGACGTGAACATGGATCAGATGAATGGGTACGCGACGTTGTCCTCGCTGCGCAATGAACCGGCGACCAATTCGATTCCGTTCATATTGATGACGGGCATGGCCGACAACTCCGGCATGCGTCACGGGATGGAACTGGGCGCGGACGATTACTTGCCCAAGCCATTCAGCATCACTGAACTTTACGCCGCCGTCGAAGCGCGGCTCAAGAAGGCGCAAGCGCTCCGTGAGGAGGCGGAAAAGAAACTGACCGATTTGCGCGACAACATCAGCCTGATGCTGCCGCACGAATTGCGCACGCCGCTCAATGGCATTCTGGCGTACGGAGAAATTCTCAGCGCAGATGCCGGAATGTTGCCGCCGGGGGAAATTGCGGAGATGGGAAAGACCATTCACGAATCGGGCAAACGTCTGGAACGGTTGATCGAAAACTTTTTGATTTATACGCAGGTCGAAGTCATGGCCACCGACTCCCAACGAGCCGTTACGCTGCGGATGAAGCGTACCGTGAATGCGGCGAACGTCATCAAGCGCTGCGCCGAAAAACAGGCGGAGATCACGGGCCGGCCGACCGATCTGGCTCTGGAGCTGACGGATGGATCGGTCGCCATTTCGGAAGAATACCTGACCAAAATAATCGATGAGTTGTTGATCAACGCCTTCAAGTTTTCCAAGGCCGGCACGCGGATTCGCGTCACCCTTGGGTTTTCTCCCGGCCTGGCGACGTTGACCATCAGTGATCGCGGGCGCGGTTTTTCCACGGAACAAATCACCAAGGTCGGCGCGTACATGCAGTTTGAGCGCAAGTTACACGAACAGCAGGGGCTTGGTTTGGGGTTGGCCATTGCCAAGCGGCTCACGGAGTTGCACGGAGGAACACTTTCCATTCAAAGCGCGCAGGGCGCGGGCACGGCGGTTACCGTGAAACTTCCCACGGCCCATGCGTCTTGA
- a CDS encoding DUF4197 domain-containing protein — MRALILLTLATMFLSNPARADLLEKLGIKTGKVTNQTSNLPASTSALSQEQMAGGLKEALGKGVQQAVGSLGKEGGFLNDLSVKIPMPESLKKVEKTLRTLRQDKLADEFVTTMNRAAEQATPQAAAVLGDSIKQMSLTDARAILTGTNNAATQYFRRTSETNLYERFLPIVKKATEQTGVTSSYKQMMAKANFGGGLGNSLLNKDSMDIDAYVTRKALDGLFIKIAEEEKRIRENPVARTTDLLQTVFGAVKP, encoded by the coding sequence ATGCGTGCCTTGATTCTGCTCACGCTTGCTACAATGTTTTTGTCAAATCCGGCCCGGGCCGATCTCCTGGAGAAACTGGGAATTAAGACCGGCAAAGTCACCAATCAAACTTCAAATCTACCCGCCTCCACGTCGGCACTCTCGCAAGAACAGATGGCCGGCGGGTTGAAGGAGGCGCTGGGTAAGGGCGTGCAACAGGCTGTGGGGTCACTCGGCAAGGAGGGCGGCTTTCTCAACGACCTCAGCGTGAAGATTCCCATGCCGGAGAGTTTGAAGAAGGTGGAGAAGACGTTGCGCACTTTGCGCCAGGACAAACTGGCTGATGAATTTGTCACCACCATGAATCGCGCCGCCGAACAGGCCACGCCGCAAGCCGCCGCGGTTCTGGGTGATTCGATCAAGCAAATGTCCTTGACCGATGCCCGGGCCATCCTCACCGGCACCAACAACGCCGCCACGCAATATTTCCGGCGCACCAGCGAAACCAATCTTTACGAGCGGTTCCTGCCCATCGTGAAGAAGGCCACGGAACAAACCGGCGTGACCAGCAGTTACAAACAGATGATGGCAAAAGCGAATTTCGGTGGCGGCCTCGGCAATTCGCTGCTCAACAAGGATTCAATGGATATTGACGCCTACGTCACGCGCAAGGCGCTGGACGGCCTGTTTATCAAAATTGCCGAGGAAGAAAAGCGCATCCGTGAAAACCCGGTGGCCCGCACGACCGACCTGTTGCAAACGGTTTTTGGGGCGGTCAAACCTTGA